One Luoshenia tenuis DNA window includes the following coding sequences:
- a CDS encoding Rossmann-fold NAD(P)-binding domain-containing protein, with the protein MKILLTGIRRDFDRELACFFVEKGHTVYALGGTDGTLPAVIFLPYQPFQEGSARQMARVLAEKAGWIDVFIDTSAAHFEAEGQTIRQGIDPEAVMRSFRYNALAPLEAFEAVLPLMDKGECKRACFISDHRASVNWNDQKAGFGPAMSKAALHNILQIAKNRLSPMGYTFRVYDPLTREADISPRQAAAGAYSYICRRRAIDPDTPGRDDERRLVLRDALGREWAW; encoded by the coding sequence ATGAAAATATTGTTGACCGGCATACGCCGGGATTTTGACCGGGAACTGGCATGCTTTTTCGTAGAGAAGGGGCATACGGTTTATGCGCTTGGCGGAACGGATGGCACATTGCCGGCGGTGATCTTCCTGCCGTACCAGCCTTTTCAGGAGGGCAGCGCCCGGCAGATGGCGCGGGTGCTGGCCGAAAAAGCGGGCTGGATCGATGTGTTTATCGATACCAGCGCGGCACATTTTGAAGCGGAGGGGCAGACCATCCGCCAGGGGATCGATCCCGAGGCGGTGATGCGCAGCTTCCGCTATAACGCGCTGGCGCCGCTGGAGGCTTTTGAGGCGGTGCTGCCGCTGATGGACAAGGGCGAATGCAAACGAGCCTGCTTTATCAGCGACCATCGGGCCAGCGTGAACTGGAACGATCAGAAGGCGGGCTTTGGCCCGGCCATGAGCAAGGCCGCCCTGCATAATATTTTGCAGATCGCCAAAAACCGGCTCTCACCCATGGGATATACCTTCCGGGTGTACGATCCGCTGACGCGGGAAGCAGACATATCGCCCCGGCAGGCCGCTGCCGGCGCCTATTCGTATATTTGCCGCCGCCGGGCTATCGACCCGGATACCCCGGGGCGGGATGACGAACGCCGTTTGGTCCTTCGGGATGCGCTGGGGCGGGAGTGGGCCTGGTAA
- a CDS encoding ABC transporter ATP-binding protein/permease — MMINKRLIGTVSQSKKYIAGNVALQWCSLCANIAMMGSITFLLGRLFARTMDAAAFWAAAGIALGAILVRFFCTTGASRMGYLSSKTVKKTLRELIYQKLLRLGASYSEQVKTSEVVQVAVEGVDQLETYFGAYLPQFFYSMLAPITLFIVLSFINFPSAIVLLICVPLIPIAIAAVQTWAKKLLSRYWGQYTALGDTFLENLQGLTTLKIYQADGYKNEEMNRESEKFRKITMKVLTMQLNSITIMDLVAYGGAALGAIIAITQFGAGHITLSGCLLIVLLSADFFIPMRQLGSFFHIAMNGMAASDKIFRLLDLEEPPRRGEAVPQGYDIACQGLRFGYQAGREILHGIDLDFPQNSFTALVGESGCGKSTIAAILMGRNRGYTGSVTLGGAALEQIAEQELMRKITYVSHNSYLFKGTVRENLRMGNPEATDAQMWAALEQTRLAGFLHAEAGLDTPLAERAANLSGGQCQRLALARALLHDSPIYIFDEATSNIDVESENDIMAQIHTLARRKTVILISHRLANVVEADRIYALEDGCVAQSGTHEELLAQGGYYARLWRAQQELENYGKEGEPA, encoded by the coding sequence ATGATGATCAACAAACGGCTGATCGGCACGGTCAGCCAGAGCAAAAAGTACATTGCAGGCAATGTGGCGCTGCAATGGTGCTCGCTTTGCGCGAACATCGCCATGATGGGGAGCATTACTTTTCTATTGGGGCGCCTGTTTGCCCGCACGATGGATGCCGCAGCCTTTTGGGCCGCGGCTGGAATCGCCCTTGGCGCTATCCTGGTTCGCTTTTTTTGCACGACGGGGGCCAGCCGCATGGGGTATCTTTCCTCAAAAACGGTAAAAAAGACGCTTCGGGAGCTGATCTATCAAAAGCTGCTGCGCCTGGGGGCCTCTTACAGCGAGCAGGTTAAGACCTCGGAAGTTGTGCAGGTGGCCGTAGAGGGTGTCGATCAGCTGGAAACTTATTTTGGCGCCTACCTGCCTCAGTTCTTTTACAGTATGCTGGCGCCTATAACGCTCTTTATCGTATTGAGTTTTATCAATTTCCCTTCGGCTATCGTACTGTTGATCTGCGTGCCGCTGATCCCCATTGCGATCGCGGCGGTGCAGACCTGGGCCAAAAAGCTGCTCTCCCGGTATTGGGGGCAGTATACAGCCCTGGGCGATACCTTTCTAGAAAATCTCCAGGGGCTGACTACCCTCAAGATTTATCAGGCGGATGGATATAAAAACGAGGAAATGAACCGGGAGTCCGAAAAGTTTCGCAAGATCACCATGAAGGTGCTGACCATGCAGCTGAATTCCATCACGATTATGGATCTGGTGGCCTATGGCGGCGCCGCGTTGGGCGCGATCATAGCGATCACCCAGTTCGGCGCAGGGCATATCACCCTTTCGGGATGCCTGCTTATCGTGCTGCTTTCGGCAGACTTTTTCATACCCATGCGCCAGTTGGGCAGCTTTTTTCATATCGCCATGAATGGTATGGCCGCCAGCGACAAGATATTCCGCCTGCTGGATCTGGAGGAACCGCCGCGGAGAGGCGAGGCCGTGCCGCAAGGTTATGATATCGCGTGCCAGGGGCTGCGCTTTGGCTATCAGGCCGGGCGGGAGATCCTGCACGGGATCGATCTTGACTTTCCGCAAAACAGCTTTACCGCCCTGGTAGGGGAGAGCGGATGCGGTAAATCCACCATTGCCGCCATCCTGATGGGGCGAAACAGGGGCTATACCGGCTCTGTCACGCTGGGCGGGGCGGCGCTTGAGCAGATCGCCGAACAGGAACTGATGCGCAAGATCACCTATGTCAGCCATAATAGCTATCTCTTTAAGGGGACCGTGCGGGAAAACCTGCGTATGGGAAACCCTGAGGCCACAGATGCCCAGATGTGGGCCGCGTTGGAGCAAACCCGCCTGGCCGGTTTCCTGCATGCTGAAGCGGGCCTGGATACGCCGCTGGCCGAGCGGGCCGCAAACCTTTCCGGCGGGCAATGCCAGCGCTTGGCCTTGGCGCGGGCGCTGCTGCACGACAGCCCCATATATATTTTTGACGAGGCCACCTCCAATATCGATGTGGAGAGCGAAAATGATATCATGGCACAGATCCATACCCTGGCCAGGCGTAAGACCGTGATCCTGATCT
- a CDS encoding SDR family NAD(P)-dependent oxidoreductase: MKTAVISGADRGLGLSMATALLAQGWRVFAGRFLEEYALLDELQAQYPELYPVQMDVSSRESILEAYAEVCRHTDHVDMVISNAAYMGGPNSSTFKGELPIDFALLEYSFRVNALGALQLVEIFLPLLEKGDMKRICFISSEVSSVTMMHRDAGFRYTMTKTAVNVACRILYNDLFPQGYTFRLFQPGWMRRVLPDGSRAATGTVDSDESAAVAVAQFVADREDEQRLVLTDYLGNEWAY; this comes from the coding sequence ATGAAAACCGCTGTCATTTCCGGGGCCGACCGGGGACTGGGGCTGTCCATGGCCACCGCACTGCTGGCGCAGGGCTGGCGGGTATTTGCCGGCCGCTTTTTAGAGGAATATGCGCTGCTGGATGAATTGCAGGCGCAGTACCCCGAGCTGTACCCTGTGCAGATGGATGTATCCTCACGCGAATCCATCTTGGAAGCGTATGCTGAAGTTTGCCGGCATACGGATCATGTCGATATGGTCATCAGCAACGCGGCGTACATGGGTGGGCCCAATTCCAGCACTTTTAAAGGCGAACTGCCCATCGATTTTGCGCTTTTGGAATATTCCTTCAGAGTCAATGCTTTGGGCGCGCTGCAACTGGTGGAGATCTTTTTACCGCTGTTGGAAAAGGGGGATATGAAGCGGATCTGTTTTATATCCTCGGAGGTTTCCAGCGTGACCATGATGCACCGGGACGCAGGGTTCCGGTATACCATGACCAAGACGGCGGTAAATGTAGCCTGCCGCATCTTATATAACGACCTGTTTCCCCAGGGGTATACCTTCCGCCTGTTTCAGCCGGGATGGATGCGCCGCGTCCTGCCCGACGGCAGCCGGGCCGCCACCGGCACGGTGGATAGCGATGAATCCGCCGCGGTTGCCGTGGCGCAGTTTGTGGCCGACCGGGAGGATGAACAACGCCTGGTACTGACCGATTACCTGGGCAACGAGTGGGCGTATTAA
- a CDS encoding ThuA domain-containing protein — MKKVLVLGDYEKAIYHPLRGVDEQLKSILSDCEVTVCVAYTELKLEDLNHYDMVINYIDAWKETGCPALSALLLGFVAAGGKLMTIHNGIITHQSPDIEQMQGGAFLRHPERCDLTYSPVGEHPIVKDFKPFTVNEEPYQFVIDEGAKAELILNYAYQGGVYPAAWVRPFGLGQVVYLSPGHEAASFMCEGFRELIRRSAAWLMQ, encoded by the coding sequence ATGAAAAAGGTATTGGTCTTAGGCGATTATGAAAAGGCGATCTATCATCCCCTGCGCGGCGTAGACGAGCAATTAAAAAGCATCTTGAGCGATTGTGAAGTGACCGTGTGCGTCGCGTACACGGAACTTAAACTGGAAGATTTGAACCACTACGATATGGTCATCAACTATATCGATGCCTGGAAGGAGACCGGGTGCCCGGCGCTTTCGGCCCTGCTATTGGGCTTTGTTGCGGCGGGGGGCAAGCTTATGACCATCCACAACGGCATCATCACCCACCAAAGTCCCGATATCGAACAGATGCAGGGCGGGGCCTTTTTGCGTCATCCTGAGCGGTGCGACCTGACCTATAGCCCGGTAGGCGAGCATCCCATCGTAAAGGACTTTAAGCCCTTTACCGTCAACGAGGAGCCCTATCAGTTCGTGATCGACGAGGGCGCCAAGGCGGAGCTGATCTTAAACTATGCCTATCAGGGCGGCGTTTACCCTGCGGCCTGGGTGCGTCCCTTTGGTCTGGGGCAGGTGGTCTACCTCTCTCCAGGGCATGAAGCCGCCTCGTTTATGTGCGAAGGGTTTAGAGAGCTGATCCGCCGCAGCGCAGCCTGGCTGATGCAATAA